One segment of Fusarium oxysporum f. sp. lycopersici 4287 chromosome 7, whole genome shotgun sequence DNA contains the following:
- a CDS encoding eukaryotic translation initiation factor 3 subunit L, with amino-acid sequence MATYQNGVAPARAIDDDSDVEEEALVAEYKEHVQYEDGDDLSRTTSLNLTAQTDDIQARLVQAAQPLDFQAPLEAKFQSYDAYCSLFHFILNSEGPVDLEPPSYYWAWDVIDEFIYQFNSFSSYRMRIARQTTNEEERQALRENPNTWGCYSVLNVLYSLIQRSQITEQLAAMKRNEDPLAVAGEYGSKNLYKMLGYFSIIGLLRVHCLLGDFSLALKTLDDIELNKKAMFARVMAAHFTTYYYVGFSYMMQHRYADAIRMFSHILIYVSRTKNFQKSAQYDSITKKNEQMYALIAICVAFQPTRLDDTIHSALREKYGDQLLKLQRGGPESLPIFEELFRAACPKFISPVPPDFENPEANIDPVEHHLAVFMDEVKTNMWSPTIKSYLRLYTTMDLNKLAGFLEVKPEELRSWLLVTKQRTKQLRWQDQGLLEGELVNVSDLDYALQGDLIHISEAKVGRKLVDWYLRNLSRTYN; translated from the exons ATGGCTACTTACCAAAACGGCGTGGCTCCGGCCCGCGCCATCGATGACGACAGCGatgtcgaggaggaggctctgGTGGCCGAGTACAAGGAGCATGTTCAGTatgaggatggtgatgatcTCAGCCGCACCACTTCTTTGAACCTCACCGCGCAGACCGACGATATCCAGGCTCGACTTGTGCAGGCCGCTCAGCCTCTCGATTTCCAGGCGCCTCTTGAGGCCAAGTTCCAGAGCTACGATGCTTACTGCAGCTTGTTTCATTTTATCTTGAACTCCGAGGGCCCCGTCGATCTCGAGCCCCCTTCC TACTACTGGGCTTGGGATGTTATCGATGAGTTCATTTACCAGTTCAACTCTTTCTCCTCGTACCGTATGCGAATTGCCCGGCAAACAACCAACGAGGAGGAGCGTCAGGCTCTCCGCGAGAACCCCAACACCTGGGGCTGCTACAGTGTTCTCAACGTCCTGTACTCCCTTATCCAGCGATCCCAGATCACCGAGCAGCTCGCAGCCATGAAGCGTAACGAGGATCCTTTGGCCGTTGCCGGTGAATATGGCTCCAAGAACCTCTACAAGATGCTGGGCTACTTCTCCATTATTGGTCTTCTCCGAGTCCACTGTCTCCTCGGAGATTTCAGCCTGGCtctcaagacccttgatgatatcgagctcaacaagaaggccatgTTCGCCCGCGTCATGGCTGCTCACTTCACCACCTACTACTACGTGGGTTTCTCCTACATGATGCAGCACCGTTACGCCGATGCCATCCGCATGTTCAGCCATATCCTCATCTACGTCTCGAGGACCAAGAACTTCCAGAAGAGCGCCCAGTACGACTCTATCACTAAAAAGAACGAGCAGATGTACGCTCTTATTGCTATCTGCGTCGCTTTCCAGCCCACTCGTCTGGACGACACCATTCACAGCGCCCTCCGTGAGAAGTATGGCGACCAACTCCTCAAGCTCCAGCGCGGTGGCCCCGAGTCCCTCCCCATCTTCGAGGAGCTCTTCCGCGCAGCGTGCCCCAAGTTCATCTCCCCCGTTCCTCCGGACTTTGAGAACCCCGAGGCCAACATCGACCCCGTCGAGCACCACCTCGCTGTCTTCATGGATGAGGTCAAGACCAACATGTGGAGCCCCACCATCAAGTCTTACCTCCGCCTCTACACCACCATGGATCTTAACAAGCTCGCTGGTTTCCTCGAGGTGAAGCCCGAGGAGCTTCGATCATGGCTCCTGGTTACCAAGCAGCGAACTAAGCAATTGCGATGGCAGGACCAGGGTCTGCTTGAGGGTGAGCTCGTCAACGTCAGCGACCTTGACTATGCTCTCCAAGGC GACCTCATTCACATCTCTGAGGCTAAGGTGGGACGAAAGCTTGTGGACTGGTATCTCCGAAACCTGTCCCGCACCTATAACTGA
- a CDS encoding eukaryotic translation initiation factor 3 subunit L has translation MRIARQTTNEEERQALRENPNTWGCYSVLNVLYSLIQRSQITEQLAAMKRNEDPLAVAGEYGSKNLYKMLGYFSIIGLLRVHCLLGDFSLALKTLDDIELNKKAMFARVMAAHFTTYYYVGFSYMMQHRYADAIRMFSHILIYVSRTKNFQKSAQYDSITKKNEQMYALIAICVAFQPTRLDDTIHSALREKYGDQLLKLQRGGPESLPIFEELFRAACPKFISPVPPDFENPEANIDPVEHHLAVFMDEVKTNMWSPTIKSYLRLYTTMDLNKLAGFLEVKPEELRSWLLVTKQRTKQLRWQDQGLLEGELVNVSDLDYALQGDLIHISEAKVGRKLVDWYLRNLSRTYN, from the exons ATGCGAATTGCCCGGCAAACAACCAACGAGGAGGAGCGTCAGGCTCTCCGCGAGAACCCCAACACCTGGGGCTGCTACAGTGTTCTCAACGTCCTGTACTCCCTTATCCAGCGATCCCAGATCACCGAGCAGCTCGCAGCCATGAAGCGTAACGAGGATCCTTTGGCCGTTGCCGGTGAATATGGCTCCAAGAACCTCTACAAGATGCTGGGCTACTTCTCCATTATTGGTCTTCTCCGAGTCCACTGTCTCCTCGGAGATTTCAGCCTGGCtctcaagacccttgatgatatcgagctcaacaagaaggccatgTTCGCCCGCGTCATGGCTGCTCACTTCACCACCTACTACTACGTGGGTTTCTCCTACATGATGCAGCACCGTTACGCCGATGCCATCCGCATGTTCAGCCATATCCTCATCTACGTCTCGAGGACCAAGAACTTCCAGAAGAGCGCCCAGTACGACTCTATCACTAAAAAGAACGAGCAGATGTACGCTCTTATTGCTATCTGCGTCGCTTTCCAGCCCACTCGTCTGGACGACACCATTCACAGCGCCCTCCGTGAGAAGTATGGCGACCAACTCCTCAAGCTCCAGCGCGGTGGCCCCGAGTCCCTCCCCATCTTCGAGGAGCTCTTCCGCGCAGCGTGCCCCAAGTTCATCTCCCCCGTTCCTCCGGACTTTGAGAACCCCGAGGCCAACATCGACCCCGTCGAGCACCACCTCGCTGTCTTCATGGATGAGGTCAAGACCAACATGTGGAGCCCCACCATCAAGTCTTACCTCCGCCTCTACACCACCATGGATCTTAACAAGCTCGCTGGTTTCCTCGAGGTGAAGCCCGAGGAGCTTCGATCATGGCTCCTGGTTACCAAGCAGCGAACTAAGCAATTGCGATGGCAGGACCAGGGTCTGCTTGAGGGTGAGCTCGTCAACGTCAGCGACCTTGACTATGCTCTCCAAGGC GACCTCATTCACATCTCTGAGGCTAAGGTGGGACGAAAGCTTGTGGACTGGTATCTCCGAAACCTGTCCCGCACCTATAACTGA
- a CDS encoding elongation factor 2: protein MPVVTPDKLASLQRQSSDIRNICILAHVDHGKTSLTDALLATNGIISPKLAGKIRYLDSRPDEQIRGITMESSAISLYFAMRRKAAPDADHEDKEYLVNLIDSPGHIDFSSEVSTASRLCDGAVVLVDAVEGVCSQTVTVLRQTWTEKLKPLLVINKIDRLVTELKMTPGEAYIHLNKLLEQVNAVLGSFFQGERMEEDLNWRERMEERVNAATAAKESAIADQVSDTGEVQFEERDDEDIYFAPEKNNVIFSSAIDGWAFTCRQFAAMYEKKLGIKRGIMEKVLWGNFYLDPKTKKILGPKHLKGRNLKPLFVQLVLEPVWTVYQATVGGDNGQGDRDLLEKVTKSLGIKITPHMLKSRDQKLLMTTIFANWLPLSTALLVSVIESLPSPPAAQAARLPELIEESPGSEHIDQTIKDAMISFKHEKSDPVVAYVSKMVSIPESELPENKRRAGTQMSGEEARELARKKRAEAARAQAAAGENGVDSMATSMDAINLDDYAPELEEKKVDPEHLIGFARIYSGTLSVGDKLYVIPPKWSPAEPSADPEPQEVTVTALYMLMGRNLEALDSVPAGCVFGIGGLEGKILKSGTLCSRRDGAVNLAGVTMLGKPIVRVALEPVNPADLDKMIHGLKLLVQSDPCAEYELLGSGEHVLLTAGELHLERCLTDLKERFALCDIQPGAPIVPYRETIVRAEEMRPPANKELGRGAVVATTSSKQVTLSLRVQPIPENVTDFLVKNGDAVKRVYDRGAKKDDESEEIVAEADVAAGNTLSVEDFKKQLKEKLEGGKGRDIWKDSIDKIVAFGPRRTGPNLLIDATADGIFSKAFATEKTVETAPRADESLHPSHLTDKISYAFQLATAQGPLCNEPLQGVAVFIEDVTLNLAEDDSSARDKLGRLTGEIIRTFQSSLRAGFMDWSPRLMLAMYSVEIQASTEVLGRVYDVLTRRRGRVNAELMKEGTPFFTIQALVPVAESFGFADEMRKRTSGAAQPQLIFAGFEILDEDPFWVPFTEDDLEDLGELADKENVAKRYMDGVRRKKGLLVEGRNVATDAEKQKTLKR from the exons ATGCCTGTCGTCACTCCAGATAAGCTGGCAAGTCTGCAAAGACAGTCCAGTGATATTCGAAAT ATTTGCATTTTGGCCCACGTTGACCATGGCAAAACTTCACTTACCGATGCTCTCCTTGCCACAAATGGCATCATCTCGCCAAAGCTGGCGGGCAAGATCCGATATCTTGACTCTAGACCTGATGAACAGATACGAGGAATCACAATGGAGTCTTCAGCTATCTCACTCTACTTCGCCATGCGTCGGAAAGCAGCCCCCGATGCTGATCACGAGGACAAGGAGTACCTTGTCAACTTGATCGATTCACCTGGTCATATCGATTTCAGCTCAGAAgtctcaacagcctcaagatTGTGTGATGGAgctgttgttcttgttgatgctgttgagggaGTCTGCAGTCAAACAGTCACTGTTCTTCGTCAAACATGGACAGAGAAGCTAAAGCCCCTGCTCGTCATTAATAAGATTGATCGACTTGTGACAGAACTCAAAATGACACCAGGAGAAGCATATATCCACTTGAATAAGCTATTAGAACAGGTAAACGCTGTGCTAGGAAGTTTCTTTCAGGGCGAGCGTATGGAGGAGGACCTCAACTGGAGGGAAAGAATGGAGGAGCGAGTCAATGCAGCCACAGCAGCCAAAGAATCAGCAATCGCCGACCAAGTCAGCGATACAGGAGAGGTGCAATTCGAGGAAAGAGACGATGAAGATATCTACTTTGCTCCTGAAAAGAACAACGTTATTTTCAGCAGCGCCATCGATGGATGGGCATTCACCTGCAGACAATTCGCTGCCAtgtatgagaagaagctgggcATTAAGCGTGGAATTATGGAAAAGGTTCTATGGGGCAACTTCTATCTGGACcccaagacgaagaagatcCTGGGTCCTAAGCATCTCAAGGGAAGAAATCTGAAGCCCTTGTTTGTGCAATTGGTACTGGAGCCAGTATGGACTGTCTATCAAGCTACAGTGGGAGGTGATAACGGGCAGGGTGATCGAGATCTGCTGGAAAAGGTCACCAAGTCCCTCGGAATCAAGATCACCCCTCACATGCTCAAGTCGCGAGATCAGAAGCTTCTCATGACGACAATTTTCGCAAACTGGCTTCCCTTGTCAACAGCACTACTGGTGTCAGTCATTGAATCTCTGCCTTCGCCTCCGGCCGCTCAGGCTGCACGACTTCCCGAGCTGATCGAAGAATCCCCAGGATCTGAGCACATTGACCAGACTATCAAGGACGCCATGATCTCTTTCAAACATGAAAAGTCTGACCCTGTGGTTGCCTACGTCAGTAAAATGGTTTCTATTCCCGAGAGTGAACTTCCCGAAAACAAGCGACGGGCTGGAACCCAGATGAGTGGCGAAGAGGCCCGAGAGCTTGCACGAAAGAAGcgagctgaagctgctcGAGCCCAGGCTGCAGCTGGTGAGAATGGTGTTGACAGCATGGCGACCTCGATGGATGCCATCAATCTTGACGATTACGCCCCTGAgctggaagagaagaaggttgatcCTGAGCACCTTATCGGCTTCGCTCGTATTTACTCGGGAACACTTTCCGTTGGCGATAAGCTCTACGTTATTCCTCCAAAATGGTCACCTGCTGAGCCAAGCGCCGATCCTGAGCCTCAAGAAGTCACTGTTACTGCGCTCTATATGCTCATGGGACGAAACCTTGAAGCTCTAGATTCAGTTCCTGCCGGCTGTGTCTTTGGTATTGGTGGTCTCGAGGGCAAGATTCTCAAATCTGGTACCTTGTGCAGTCGCCGTGACGGCGCCGTCAACCTCGCCGGTGTCACCATGCTGGGCAAGCCTATTGTTCGCGTTGCACTGGAACCTGTGAACCCCGCcgatcttgacaagatgaTCCATGGGCTCAAGCTTCTGGTTCAGAGCGACCCTTGTGCTGAGTATGAGCTTCTGGGTAGTGGTGAACATGTGTTATTGACTGCAGGTGAGCTGCATCTTGAGCGATGCTTGACTGATCTCAAGGAGCGGTTTGCTCTGTGCGATATTCAACCTGGTGCTCCTATTGTTCCCTACCGAGAGACAATTGTCCGAGCTGAAGAGATGCGGCCTCCCGCGAACAAGGAGCTAGGTCGTGGTGCGGTTGTGGCTACAACAAGCTCCAAGCAAGTGACTCTCTCGCTCCGTGTGCAGCCAATCCCCGAAAACGTAACAGACTTTTTGGTCAAGAATGGCGATGCTGTTAAGCGAGTCTACGACCGCGGggccaagaaggatgatgagagcgAAGAAATCGTGGCTGAAGCTGATGTTGCAGCTGGAAACACCCTGTCCGTGGAAGACTTCAAGAAGCAACTtaaggagaagcttgaaggtgGAAAGGGCAGAGATATCTGGAAGGACTCTATTGATAAGATTGTGGCCTTCGGACCTCGACGTACTGGACCAAACCTACTTATCGATGCTACTGCAGATGGTATCTTCTCTAAGGCTTTTGCTACTGAAAAGACTGTCGAGACTGCACCTCGTGCCGATGAGTCTCTTCACCCTAGCCATCTTACTGACAAGATCTCATACGCCTTCCAACTTGCTACGGCTCAGGGTCCTCTGTGCAACGAGCCACTTCAGGGCGTTGCGGTCTTTATTGAGGATGTTACCCTGAACCTCGCCGAGGACGACTCCTCTGCACGGGACAAACTTGGTCGTCTTACTGGTGAGATCATCAGAACCTTCCAATCTTCTCTTCGCGCAGGTTTCATGGACTGGTCTCCCCGTCTCATGCTTGCCATGTACAGTGTCGAAATTCAAGCATCTACAGAAGTCCTCGGTCGTGTATACGATGTTCTTACCCGTCGTCGCGGTCGTGTCAACGCCgaactcatgaaagaagGTACACCATTCTTCACAATTCAAGCACTGGTTCCCGTAGCCGAGAGTTTCGGATTTGCCGACGAGATGCGTAAGCGTACCAGTGGCGCGGCCCAGCCACAGCTGATCTTTGCTGGCTTTGAGATTCTGGATGAAGATCCTTTCTGGGTACCTTTCACAGAAGATgatctcgaggatcttggtgAGTTGGCTGACAAGGAGAACGTGGCAAAGCGATATATGGATGGAGTGAGGAGAAAGAAGGGATTGCTTGTCGAAGGAAGAAATGTTGCTACAGACgcagagaagcaaaagacACTGAAGAGGTAG
- a CDS encoding histone-lysine N-methyltransferase, H3 lysine-79 specific: protein MRLFGGKNNKIKVDPPKIRIEKVVVDRPAQKPKPKSTSALSGSASRSSSSHRPSPKPLARQASHSPYPSSSDEKRLERKRKAPSVTRRSPASDRIEFDKDSDGEDDGWMTLDTKRQRKGTEDGSFVDPNRKLRSVRAFEDRMDSRSFIHAVDVASLEHKCVPVMGAQKEDVAIRLQYPSLQPREKYELVWGKDKIDAVEASIKVVRHVAETYLTEEEAEPFTNPNGGIIRRLEKASNRNIQDLMGFKAALREYNEKLRALVEDGVIAKNLDKMHELPQHLVAFILDQIYDRTVALKVELLSKYENGTDYVYGELLHPFISKILVEQTRMTSGQVFVDLGSGVGNVVLQAALEIGCESWGCEMMENACNLAEEQKKEFDARCMLWGVRPGKVHLERGDFRKNLPIHEALKRADVVLVNNKAFTSQLNDDLVRMFLDLKSGCKIVSLKSFVAEKSNNHNINDVGSTILEVEECTYPEGYVSWTNAGGSYFISTRK from the exons ATGCGTCTCTTCGGCGGAAAGAACAACAAGATTAAGGTCGACCCTCCCAAGATCAGGATCGAAAAGGTTGTCGTCGACCGACCTGCTCAGAAGCCTAAGCCTAAATCCACTTCCGCACTCAGCGGCTCAGCATCGcgctcctcctcttctcacCGTCCCTCGCCGAAACCACTGGCACGACAGGCTAGTCACTCGCCGTACCCCTCATCTTCCGACGAGAAGCGACTCGAGCGTAAGCGCAAGGCACCGTCCGTCACCCGTCGATCACCGGCTAGCGACCGTATCGAGTTCGACAAAGACAGTGATGGCGAAGACGATGGATGGATGACTCTCGATACCAAGAGACAACGCAAAGGCACGGAAGACGGCAGCTTTGTTGACCCTAACCGCAAATTGAGAAGCGTAAGAGCCTTTGAGGATCGTATGGACAGTCGAAGCTTCATTCATGCCGTGGATGTGGCCTCGCTTGAGCACAAGTGCGTACCTGTGATGGGCGCACAGAAAGAGGATGTAGCTATCCGACTACAATATCCCAGCTTACAACCTCGAGAGAA GTATGAGCTAGTATGGGGAAAAGACAAGATCGATGCCGTCGAAGCTAGCATCAAGGTGGTTCGCCATGTAGCCGAAACATACCTCACcgaagaggaagcagagcCTTTCACAAATCCTAATGGTGGTATCATTCGAAGACTTGAAAAGGCGTCTAACCGGAACATCCAGGATTTGATGGGGTTCAAGGCAGCTCTGCGCGAATACAACGAAAAGCTTCGTGCTCTAGTCGAGGACGGTGTAATTGCCAAGAACCTCGATAAGATGCATGAGCTCCCCCAGCACCTTGTGGCTTTCATTCTCGATCAAATTTATGACCGAACAGTGGCCCTAAAGGTGGAACTTCTTTCAAAGTATGAGAACGGAACCGACTATGTCTATGGCGAACTCCTCCACCCTTTCATTTCTAAGATTTTGGTAGAGCAGACACGAATGACCTCTGGTCAGGTCTTCGTTGATCTCGGCTCAGGTGTTGGTAATGTGGTTTTGCAAGCGGCTCTCGAGATTGGTTGTGAGAGTTGGGGTTgcgagatgatggagaatgCCTGCAATCTTGCTGAGGAGCAAAAGAAGGAGTTTGATGCCCGATGCATGCTCTGGGGGGTTCGACCTGGCAAGGTTCACCTGGAACGAGGCGATTTCCGCAAGAACTTGCCCATCCATGAGGCCCTCAAGCGTGCAGATGTTGTGCTCGTAAACAACAAGGCCTTCACCTCACAGTTGAACGATGACTTGGTCCGTATGTTCCTGGATCTTAAATCGGGCTGCAAGATTGTGTCTCTCAAATCCTTTGTCGCGGAAAAGAGCAACAACCACAACATCAACGACGTTGGCAGCACCATCCTGGAGGTGGAAGAGTGCACATACCCTGAGGGTTATGTGAGTTGGACTAATGCAGGAGGATCGTACTTCATTTCGACGCGTAAGTAG
- a CDS encoding mitochondrial processing peptidase — MLRPFTQCLPTRARAPCSRVLGQASKLSLARRSMATVHVKGIEKDPTELDRVTTLPNGLRVASEALPGSFAGVGVYIEGGSRFENDSLRGVSHIMDRLAFKSTSKRSADDMLEQVEALGGNIQCASSRESMMYQAATFNNAVPPTIELLAETIRDPQITEEEVAEQIETARYEIREIWSKPELILPELVHTAAFKDNTLGNPLLCPEERLGVIDRNTVLAYRDLFYRPERMVVAYAGVEHGEAVRLTEKFFGDMKKGSEQVQEITGSETSESELSDSEASSSSASSSPQSSSGLLSRFFKHTPSASQNLQNLPSQNDIIKPSKYTGGFLSLPAQPPNLSGLPTFTHIHLAFEGLPVASDDIYALATLQTLLGGGGSFSAGGPGKGMYSRLYTNVLNQHGWVESCMAFNHSYTDSGLFGISASCLPGRTANMLDVMCQELRALTLTTGFSRLQETEVARAKNQLRSSLLMNLESRMVELEDLGRSIQVHGRKIPVKDMCRRIENLTVDDLRRVAKMVVGGKVKNPGGGSGAPTVVLQEAQAYGVSSHSMSWDQIQDRIDSWKLGST; from the exons ATGCTTCGTCCGTTTACTCAGTGCCTGCCAACCAGGGCCCGGGCGCCATGCTCCCGGGTCTTGGGGCAGGCTTCCAAGCTTTCGCTGGCGCGGAGATCTATGGCTACCGTTCATGTGAAGGGGATTGAGAAG GACCCTACAGAACTCGACCGAGTCACAACACTTCCCAATGGCCTACGAGTTGCATCAGAAGCCCTCCCCGGATCGTTCGCTGGTGTAGGTGTCTATATTGAAGGCGGCTCTCGATTCGAAAACGACTCTCTCCGCGGAGTATCTCATATCATGGACCGTCTCGCTTTCAAGTCCACATCGAAGCGCTCCGCAGACGATATGCTTGAACAGGTCGAGGCTCTAGGTGGAAACATTCAATGTGCCTCTTCAAGAGAGAGCATGATGTACCAAGCCGCTACCTTTAACAACGCTGTTCCCCCGACCATCGAACTCCTCGCCGAAACGATTCGCGATCCTCAAATTACGGAGGAGGAGGTAGCAGAGCAGATCGAGACCGCGCGATATGAAATTCGAGAGATTTGGAGCAAGCCCGAACTTATCTTGCCTGAGCTGGTGCACACTGCTGCGTTCAAGGACAACACGCTCGGAAACCCATTGCTGTGCCCGGAGGAGAGATTAGGTGTTATTGACAGAAATACTGTCTTGGCGTACCGAGATCTCTTCTACCGACCTGAGAGAATGGTCGTGGCTTATGCTGGAGTCGAGCACGGAGAGGCTGTCCGATTGACAGAAAAGTTCTTCGGTGATATGAAGAAGGGTAGCGAACAGGTTCAAGAGATCACTGGCTCTGAGACAAGTGAGAGTGAACTATCGGATAGCGAAGccagctcatcctcagcgTCTTCATCACCACAATCCTCCTCAGGTCTCCTCTCACGATTCTTCAAGCACACTCCCTCCGCCTCTCAAAACCTTCAAAACCTCCCCTCTCAAAACGACATCATAAAGCCCTCTAAATACACCGGGGGCTTCCTCTCACTCCCCGCTCAACCACCTAATCTGAGTGGTCTCCCCACATTCACACATATTCACCTCGCTTTCGAGGGTCTACCCGTGGCTTCTGATGACATATATGCCCTGGCCACGCTTCAGACTCTCCTTGGTGGTGGCGGATCTTTCTCTGCTGGTGGACCCGGTAAGGGCATGTACTCTCGTCTGTACACCAATGTCCTGAACCAGCATGGCTGGGTTGAGTCATGCATGGCATTCAACCACTCCTACACTGATTCCGGTCTCTTCGGTATTTCAGCAAGCTGTCTTCCTGGCCGTACCGCCAACATGCTCGACGTTATGTGCCAAGAGCTCCGTGCTCTGACCCTTACAACAGGTTTCTCACGCCTACAAGAGACCGAGGTTGCTCGTGCGAAGAACCAGTTGCGATCCAGTCTCCTAATGAACTTAGAGAGCCGTAtggttgagcttgaagatctcggcCGTTCCATCCAGGTCCATGGTCGCAAGATCCCTGTCAAGGATATGTGCCGTCGCATTGAGAACCTTACAGTGGATGACCTTCGCCGTGTGGCTAAGATGGTTGTCGGCGGCAAGGTGAAGAACCCTGGTGGCGGAAGCGGTGCCCCTACCGTGGTGCTTCAGGAAGCTCAGGCATATGGCGTGAGCAGCCACTCGATGAGCTGGGATCAGATTCAAGATCGTATCGACAGCTGGAAGCTTGGCAGCACATAG